One segment of Carya illinoinensis cultivar Pawnee chromosome 1, C.illinoinensisPawnee_v1, whole genome shotgun sequence DNA contains the following:
- the LOC122292503 gene encoding uncharacterized protein LOC122292503 isoform X2: MLGGDSHNHRPEQSLHMKENDKFFSRLLSKETSVANSSCRVPYYGRESGAVPFMWESRPGTPKHTFSEASLPPLTPPPSYYSTSKLYSTKKNSKPNPFYTIFLKLTSRKALVSPSSSLSSVSSSSWSSAYNLSPPASMKREYNLGRYSSSHSRSTTSSTSSFGARRKTTNWFGCCYPMKNAFLSIVGHGSSGQDCVIYACPRKKTEEKI, encoded by the exons ATGCTGGGCGGGGATAGCCATAACCATCGACCCGAGCAGTCCCTCCATATGAAGGAGAATGACAAGTTCTTCTCTAGGCTCTTGTCCAAAGAAACATCCGTGGCCAACTCTTCTTGCAGGGTTCCTTACTATGGAAGAGAATCAGGCGCAGTTCCGTTCATGTGGGAGTCACGGCCAGGCACCCCGAAGCACACCTTCTCGGAGGCCTCTCTCCCTCCCCTCACACCCCCTCCTTCCTATTATTCCACTTCCAAGCTGTACTCCACGAAGAAGAACTCAAAGCCAAACCCATTCTACACCATTTTCCTCAAGCTAACTTCGAGGAAGGCCCTCGTGTCTCCATCGTCATCGCTCTCATCAGTCTCGTCGTCATCATGGTCGTCGGCATATAATTTATCACCACCAGCTTCGATGAAACGAGAATATAATCTGGGGCGCTACTCTTCCTCGCATTCAAGATCAACTACTTCAAGTACATCGAGCTTTGGTGCGAGGCGTAAAACTACAAATTGGTTCGGATGCTGCTACCCAATGAAGAATGCGTTCTTGTCCATTGTAGGCCATGGATCATCAGGCCAAG ACTGTGTTATATATGCATGCCCGAGGAAGAAGACGGAGGAGAAAATCTGA
- the LOC122292503 gene encoding uncharacterized protein LOC122292503 isoform X3, whose translation MLGGDSHNHRPEQSLHMKENDKFFSRLLSKETSVANSSCRVPYYGRESGAVPFMWESRPGTPKHTFSEASLPPLTPPPSYYSTSKLYSTKKNSKPNPFYTIFLKLTSRKALVSPSSSLSSVSSSSWSSAYNLSPPASMKREYNLGRYSSSHSRSTTSSTSSFGARRKTTNWFGCCYPMKNAFLSIVGHGSSGQEDGGENLR comes from the exons ATGCTGGGCGGGGATAGCCATAACCATCGACCCGAGCAGTCCCTCCATATGAAGGAGAATGACAAGTTCTTCTCTAGGCTCTTGTCCAAAGAAACATCCGTGGCCAACTCTTCTTGCAGGGTTCCTTACTATGGAAGAGAATCAGGCGCAGTTCCGTTCATGTGGGAGTCACGGCCAGGCACCCCGAAGCACACCTTCTCGGAGGCCTCTCTCCCTCCCCTCACACCCCCTCCTTCCTATTATTCCACTTCCAAGCTGTACTCCACGAAGAAGAACTCAAAGCCAAACCCATTCTACACCATTTTCCTCAAGCTAACTTCGAGGAAGGCCCTCGTGTCTCCATCGTCATCGCTCTCATCAGTCTCGTCGTCATCATGGTCGTCGGCATATAATTTATCACCACCAGCTTCGATGAAACGAGAATATAATCTGGGGCGCTACTCTTCCTCGCATTCAAGATCAACTACTTCAAGTACATCGAGCTTTGGTGCGAGGCGTAAAACTACAAATTGGTTCGGATGCTGCTACCCAATGAAGAATGCGTTCTTGTCCATTGTAGGCCATGGATCATCAGGCCAAG AAGACGGAGGAGAAAATCTGAGGTAG
- the LOC122292503 gene encoding uncharacterized protein LOC122292503 isoform X4, whose amino-acid sequence MLGGDSHNHRPEQSLHMKENDKFFSRLLSKETSVANSSCRVPYYGRESGAVPFMWESRPGTPKHTFSEASLPPLTPPPSYYSTSKLYSTKKNSKPNPFYTIFLKLTSRKALVSPSSSLSSVSSSSWSSAYNLSPPASMKREYNLGRYSSSHSRSTTSSTSSFGARRKTTNWFGCCYPMKNAFLSIVGHGSSGQDGGENLR is encoded by the exons ATGCTGGGCGGGGATAGCCATAACCATCGACCCGAGCAGTCCCTCCATATGAAGGAGAATGACAAGTTCTTCTCTAGGCTCTTGTCCAAAGAAACATCCGTGGCCAACTCTTCTTGCAGGGTTCCTTACTATGGAAGAGAATCAGGCGCAGTTCCGTTCATGTGGGAGTCACGGCCAGGCACCCCGAAGCACACCTTCTCGGAGGCCTCTCTCCCTCCCCTCACACCCCCTCCTTCCTATTATTCCACTTCCAAGCTGTACTCCACGAAGAAGAACTCAAAGCCAAACCCATTCTACACCATTTTCCTCAAGCTAACTTCGAGGAAGGCCCTCGTGTCTCCATCGTCATCGCTCTCATCAGTCTCGTCGTCATCATGGTCGTCGGCATATAATTTATCACCACCAGCTTCGATGAAACGAGAATATAATCTGGGGCGCTACTCTTCCTCGCATTCAAGATCAACTACTTCAAGTACATCGAGCTTTGGTGCGAGGCGTAAAACTACAAATTGGTTCGGATGCTGCTACCCAATGAAGAATGCGTTCTTGTCCATTGTAGGCCATGGATCATCAGGCCAAG ACGGAGGAGAAAATCTGAGGTAG
- the LOC122292546 gene encoding high mobility group B protein 7 isoform X1, translated as MPRPITREARERKPTLEEIKRRCTKKSKVAEQLGAWSLDALMANPPRNRKRVRAVRRAPDGSAFRKCNSCGVSVAIALADLHECETKKVVVQRFRGVSERPNVVKPTFGDQPRSAFRVFMESFVKTCKTINVITIDQNGLDTWKNMSKEERKPYIIEAERVNHSYGKALLEEVDNLQEDLNDIKDMLQVNDEADSAMVGKFDQFYEGYEDYENSNSFDSFQSVETE; from the exons ATGCCCCGCCCAATTACAAGAGAAGCCCGCGAAAGAAAACCAACATTAGAGGAGATCAAGAGAAGATGTACAAAGAAGTCAAAAGTTGCAGAGCAGCTTGGAGCGTGGAGTCTGGACGCTCTTATGGCCAATCCACCTAGGAATCGAAAAAGGGTCCGAGCAGTCCGCCGTGCTCCTGATGGTAGCGCCTTTCGGAAGTG CAACAGTTGTGGGGTTTCGGTGGCAATCGCTTTGGCCGACCTACACGAGTGTGAAACCAAGAAGGTGGTGGTGCAGAGGTTCAGAGGAGTATCAGAGAGGCCAAACGTTGTGAAACCGACCTTTGGGGATCAACCTAGATCGGCCTTTCGGGTTTTCAT GGAGAGCTTTGTGAAGACCTGCAAGACCATAAATGTGATTACCATTGATCAAAACGGGCTTGACACTTGGAAGAACATGTCCAAGGAG GAGAGGAAACCATACATCATTGAAGCTGAAAGGGTAAACCATTCTTATGGGAAAGCTTTGCTTGAAGAAGTCGACAATTTGCAAGAG GATTTGAATGATATCAAAGATATGTTGCAGGTCAATGATGAGGCAGATTCAGCAATGGTGGGGAAGTTTGAtcag TTCTATGAAGGCTATGAAGACTACGAGAACTCTAATAGCTTTGACAGTTTTCAGTCTGTAGAAACTGAGTGA
- the LOC122292546 gene encoding high mobility group B protein 7 isoform X2, whose amino-acid sequence MGGKLLLIMPRPITREARERKPTLEEIKRRCTKKSKVAEQLGAWSLDALMANPPRNRKRVRAVRRAPDGSAFRKCCGVSVAIALADLHECETKKVVVQRFRGVSERPNVVKPTFGDQPRSAFRVFMESFVKTCKTINVITIDQNGLDTWKNMSKEERKPYIIEAERVNHSYGKALLEEVDNLQEDLNDIKDMLQVNDEADSAMVGKFDQFYEGYEDYENSNSFDSFQSVETE is encoded by the exons ATGGGAGGCAAACTCTTGTTAATAATGCCCCGCCCAATTACAAGAGAAGCCCGCGAAAGAAAACCAACATTAGAGGAGATCAAGAGAAGATGTACAAAGAAGTCAAAAGTTGCAGAGCAGCTTGGAGCGTGGAGTCTGGACGCTCTTATGGCCAATCCACCTAGGAATCGAAAAAGGGTCCGAGCAGTCCGCCGTGCTCCTGATGGTAGCGCCTTTCGGAAGTG TTGTGGGGTTTCGGTGGCAATCGCTTTGGCCGACCTACACGAGTGTGAAACCAAGAAGGTGGTGGTGCAGAGGTTCAGAGGAGTATCAGAGAGGCCAAACGTTGTGAAACCGACCTTTGGGGATCAACCTAGATCGGCCTTTCGGGTTTTCAT GGAGAGCTTTGTGAAGACCTGCAAGACCATAAATGTGATTACCATTGATCAAAACGGGCTTGACACTTGGAAGAACATGTCCAAGGAG GAGAGGAAACCATACATCATTGAAGCTGAAAGGGTAAACCATTCTTATGGGAAAGCTTTGCTTGAAGAAGTCGACAATTTGCAAGAG GATTTGAATGATATCAAAGATATGTTGCAGGTCAATGATGAGGCAGATTCAGCAATGGTGGGGAAGTTTGAtcag TTCTATGAAGGCTATGAAGACTACGAGAACTCTAATAGCTTTGACAGTTTTCAGTCTGTAGAAACTGAGTGA
- the LOC122292503 gene encoding uncharacterized protein LOC122292503 isoform X1 — protein sequence MLGGDSHNHRPEQSLHMKENDKFFSRLLSKETSVANSSCRVPYYGRESGAVPFMWESRPGTPKHTFSEASLPPLTPPPSYYSTSKLYSTKKNSKPNPFYTIFLKLTSRKALVSPSSSLSSVSSSSWSSAYNLSPPASMKREYNLGRYSSSHSRSTTSSTSSFGARRKTTNWFGCCYPMKNAFLSIVGHGSSGQVKTVLYMHARGRRRRRKSEVGGILEHRCRPD from the exons ATGCTGGGCGGGGATAGCCATAACCATCGACCCGAGCAGTCCCTCCATATGAAGGAGAATGACAAGTTCTTCTCTAGGCTCTTGTCCAAAGAAACATCCGTGGCCAACTCTTCTTGCAGGGTTCCTTACTATGGAAGAGAATCAGGCGCAGTTCCGTTCATGTGGGAGTCACGGCCAGGCACCCCGAAGCACACCTTCTCGGAGGCCTCTCTCCCTCCCCTCACACCCCCTCCTTCCTATTATTCCACTTCCAAGCTGTACTCCACGAAGAAGAACTCAAAGCCAAACCCATTCTACACCATTTTCCTCAAGCTAACTTCGAGGAAGGCCCTCGTGTCTCCATCGTCATCGCTCTCATCAGTCTCGTCGTCATCATGGTCGTCGGCATATAATTTATCACCACCAGCTTCGATGAAACGAGAATATAATCTGGGGCGCTACTCTTCCTCGCATTCAAGATCAACTACTTCAAGTACATCGAGCTTTGGTGCGAGGCGTAAAACTACAAATTGGTTCGGATGCTGCTACCCAATGAAGAATGCGTTCTTGTCCATTGTAGGCCATGGATCATCAGGCCAAG TCAAGACTGTGTTATATATGCATGCCCGAGGAAGAAGACGGAGGAGAAAATCTGAGGTAGGAGGGATATTGGAGCATAGATGCAGGCCGGATTGA
- the LOC122292546 gene encoding high mobility group B protein 7 isoform X3, with the protein MPRPITREARERKPTLEEIKRRCTKKSKVAEQLGAWSLDALMANPPRNRKRVRAVRRAPDGSAFRKCNSCGVSVAIALADLHECETKKVVVQRFRGVSERPNVVKPTFGDQPRSAFRVFMESFVKTCKTINVITIDQNGLDTWKNMSKEERKPYIIEAERVNHSYGKALLEEVDNLQEVNDEADSAMVGKFDQFYEGYEDYENSNSFDSFQSVETE; encoded by the exons ATGCCCCGCCCAATTACAAGAGAAGCCCGCGAAAGAAAACCAACATTAGAGGAGATCAAGAGAAGATGTACAAAGAAGTCAAAAGTTGCAGAGCAGCTTGGAGCGTGGAGTCTGGACGCTCTTATGGCCAATCCACCTAGGAATCGAAAAAGGGTCCGAGCAGTCCGCCGTGCTCCTGATGGTAGCGCCTTTCGGAAGTG CAACAGTTGTGGGGTTTCGGTGGCAATCGCTTTGGCCGACCTACACGAGTGTGAAACCAAGAAGGTGGTGGTGCAGAGGTTCAGAGGAGTATCAGAGAGGCCAAACGTTGTGAAACCGACCTTTGGGGATCAACCTAGATCGGCCTTTCGGGTTTTCAT GGAGAGCTTTGTGAAGACCTGCAAGACCATAAATGTGATTACCATTGATCAAAACGGGCTTGACACTTGGAAGAACATGTCCAAGGAG GAGAGGAAACCATACATCATTGAAGCTGAAAGGGTAAACCATTCTTATGGGAAAGCTTTGCTTGAAGAAGTCGACAATTTGCAAGAG GTCAATGATGAGGCAGATTCAGCAATGGTGGGGAAGTTTGAtcag TTCTATGAAGGCTATGAAGACTACGAGAACTCTAATAGCTTTGACAGTTTTCAGTCTGTAGAAACTGAGTGA
- the LOC122292528 gene encoding LOB domain-containing protein 15-like, giving the protein MSRERERFDEIGKRIKRETDASSHVGRRHMLGPPGTLNTITPCAACKLLRRRCAQECPFSPYFSPHEPQKFASVHKVFGASNVSKMLMEVPESQRADAANSLVYEANVRLRDPVYGCMGAISTLQQQVQSLQAELNAVRAEILKYKYRPDASIMSSSQHVALLTPSGAVSVAAPPPTPPPQPSLPPLPPTSSSSSIYTQQTSTAADYSTISSDNIVSYFG; this is encoded by the exons ATGTCCAGAGAAAG GGAGAGATTTGATGAGATAGGCAAAAGGATCAAGAGAGAAACCGATGCTTCTTCTCATGTGGGAAGAAGACACATGTTAGGTCCACCGGGAACCCTTAATACGATTACACCATGCGCTGCTTGTAAGCTCTTGAGACGAAGGTGTGCCCAAGAATGTCCCTTTTCTCCATACTTCTCTCCCCATGAACCACAAAAATTCGCTTCTGTTCACAAGGTCTTTGGTGCCAGCAACGTCTCAAAGATGCTAATG GAGGTACCGGAGAGTCAAAGAGCCGATGCTGCAAATAGTCTTGTCTACGAGGCCAACGTGAGGCTGAGAGACCCGGTCTATGGGTGCATGGGGGCCATCTCGACCTTGCAACAGCAAGTTCAATCTTTACAAGCTGAACTCAATGCAGTAAGGGCCGAGATACTCAAGTACAAATACAGGCCGGATGCTAGTATCATGTCCTCTTCTCAACATGTGGCCTTGCTCACTCCTTCTGGGGCGGTTTCGGTTGCAGCACCTCCACCAACTCCGCCACCACAGCCCTCACTTCCACCTCTTCCTCCtacttcctcctcttcttctatttACACCCAACAAACGAGTACTGCTGCCGACTATAGTACCATTTCAAGTGACAATATTGTCTCCTATTTTGGTTAA
- the LOC122292539 gene encoding WEB family protein At2g40480-like produces the protein MSHKLRNTFFPEVHARSLYKNVFVFRHVVNFVFFAMAEALDSAADPGTPAADPGTPGIREIRSDTTPQSFSGHGADAAPGSGIRRFGLRAEIDTSPPFGSVKEAVTRFSGSGTWVPFCGIGDIYNGIEEFDIKKVEEQAAELEKDLIVKELETLDVLEELGTTKRIVEDLKRQLQKEALKCLTGQDHSDEQMPTPTIKQMDKESHRNIFNRYGQNAGCSSPCPTSSPDLILMELKQAKVNLGKTIDDLGVIQNSVECLNKKMMKEKVLLEKSRGWLSSKFAGVSSLEEELKQIRVKPQIVDDKEAYGAIENPPNISRDFKSMDGLCKRSIAEAARSEVSNPMTVNEPTKASMKTAEMRLVAAKKMEEAAKAAEAVALAEIQALSIDDRSSYFILPEPEKITYSFGDRSPLVTKAQKFGGLPKKNVVDAKFQADEANISKLSILKKLKEATDEVRHSKQALEKALNRVETANKKQIAVEEAFQRWIPEHEQKGQAFYNSVNRNNVHESDPRQVSPLNDINKSNLVNNEPKPVLRSTVSMRDILSRKQVLPNDYMAGNEMEGHAEGQKVALSQMLHALREDLAFSSKAEKDGSDHKQQFLAQRKKFGLIHISFPLTRPSKKKMQALNAV, from the exons ATGTCACACAAACTCCGGAATACCTTTTTCCCAGAAGTCCATGCCCGGAGTCTTTATAAAAACGTCTTCGTCTTTAGACATGTCGTTAACTTTGTGTTTTTCGCAATGGCCGAAGCCTTGGACTCGGCTGCCGACCCTGGGACGCCGGCTGCCGACCCTGGGACGCCGGGGATTCGGGAAATAAGGTCCGACACGACGCCTCAGAGTTTCTCGGGTCATGGAGCTGATGCAGCTCCGGGTTCGGGGATAAGGCGGTTTGGTTTGCGAGCGGAAATCGATACTTCCCCGCCTTTCGGGTCGGTCAAGGAGGCAGTGACCCGGTTTAGTGGGAGCGGGACCTGGGTGCCATTTTGCGGGATCGGAGATATTTAT AATGGCATTGAGGAGTTTGACATTAAGAAAGTGGAGGAACAGGCAGCAGAGTTGGAGAAGGATCTGATTGTGAAGGAACTGGAAACACTTGATGTCCTGGAAGAACTTGGAACAACAAAAAGGATTGTGGAAGATTTGAAGCGGCAACTACAGAAAGAAGCATTGAAATGCTTGACTGGCCAAGACCACTCTGATGAGCAGATGCCAACTCCTACTATTAAGCAAATGGACAAAGAAAGCCACAGAAATATTTTCAACCGTTACGGGCAAAACGCTGGATGTTCAAGCCCGTGCCCCACTTCATCACCTGATTTGATCTTGATGGAGTTGAAGCAAGCAAAAGTTAACCTTGGTAAAACGATAGACGATCTTGGAGTGATTCAAAATTCCGTTGAATGTCTaaataagaaaatgatgaaagaAAAGGTTTTACTTGAGAAGAGTCGTGGGTGGCTATCATCAAAATTTGCCGGGGTATCGTCGCTAGAGGAGGAGCTAAAACAAATAAGAGTAAAGCCACAAATAGTAGACGATAAAGAAGCCTATGGTGCCATTGAGAATCCTCCAAATATTTCAAGGGACTTTAAATCCATGGATGGGCTATGTAAGAGATCAATTGCTGAAGCTGCAAGATCTGAAGTTTCAAATCCAATGACTGTGAATGAACCGACCAAGGCCAGCATGAAGACTGCTGAGATGAGGTTGGTTGCAGCCAAAAAGATGGAGGAAGCGGCCAAAGCTGCAGAAGCTGTTGCACTTGCTGAAATCCAAGCTCTTTCAATCGATGATAGATCATCATATTTCATACTTCCAGAGCCAGAGAAAATAACTTACTCTTTTGGAGATCGATCTCCTTTAGTCACCAAAGCTCAAAAATTTGGGGGGCTGCCCAAGAAGAATGTAGTTGATGCGAAGTTCCAAGCAGATGAAGCTAATATCTCTAAACTGTCCATTTTGAAGAAGTTAAAGGAAGCCACAGATGAAGTTAGACACAGTAAACAAGCCCTGGAGAAAGCTTTGAACAGGGTAGAAACAGCAAATAAAAAGCAAATTGCAGTTGAAGAGGCTTTCCAGAGATGGATTCCAGAGCATGAACAAAAGGGACAGGCATTTTATAACTCGGTCAATCGCAATAATGTCCATGAATCGGATCCCCGTCAGGTTTCTCCACTCAATGATATTAACAAGTCAAACCTTGTAAACAATGAACCAAAGCCTGTTTTAAGGTCGACAGTTTCAATGCGAGATATACTAAGCAGGAAGCAAGTTCTGCCCAATGACTATATGGCAGGAAATGAAATGGAAGGCCACGCAGAAGGACAGAAGGTGGCCTTGAGTCAAATGCTTCATGCACTGAGGGAGGACCTAGCATTTTCTTCAAAAGCTGAGAAAGATGGAAGTGATCATAAGCAGCAGTTCTTAGCACAGAGGAAGAAATTTGGACTTATCCATATATCATTCCCTTTGACGAGGCCAAGTAAGAAAAAAATGCAAGCTTTGAACGCAGTGTGA